One window from the genome of Thermus sediminis encodes:
- a CDS encoding GNAT family N-acetyltransferase, with product MEGLRVRELRGWEEMERVVGLQREVWGRAESDLVPRGLLIAVQDQGGLVAGAFLGEELVGFVFGLPTQDPSLQHSHMLGVLEPYRGTGAALLLKRFQRDWCLARGIRKVVWTFDPLRGANANFNLRKLGAWSRTYLPDHYGPMSGINAGAPSDRLLAEWDLLSERVYARIYAPPPEAKVAGLPQANRVEEEVPLKARLDLEAERVLVQIPEDWGRILREDPALALRWREHSQEVFGHYFARGYVAVDFVRGPNRYVLAKD from the coding sequence ATGGAAGGGCTACGTGTCCGCGAGCTGAGGGGCTGGGAAGAGATGGAAAGGGTGGTGGGGCTCCAGCGGGAGGTCTGGGGCCGCGCGGAGAGCGACCTGGTGCCCAGGGGCCTCCTCATCGCCGTCCAGGACCAAGGGGGGCTGGTGGCGGGGGCCTTTTTGGGGGAGGAGCTGGTGGGCTTCGTCTTCGGCCTCCCCACCCAAGACCCTAGCCTCCAGCACTCCCACATGCTGGGGGTCCTGGAGCCTTACCGGGGCACGGGGGCCGCCCTCCTCCTCAAGCGCTTCCAGCGGGACTGGTGCCTAGCCCGGGGCATCCGCAAGGTGGTCTGGACCTTTGACCCCTTGAGGGGGGCCAACGCCAACTTCAACCTGAGGAAGCTCGGGGCCTGGAGCAGGACCTACCTCCCCGACCACTACGGACCCATGTCCGGCATCAACGCCGGGGCCCCCTCGGACCGCCTCCTGGCCGAGTGGGACCTCCTTTCGGAAAGGGTCTACGCCCGGATCTACGCCCCTCCGCCCGAAGCCAAGGTGGCGGGCCTTCCCCAGGCCAACCGGGTGGAGGAGGAGGTGCCCCTGAAGGCAAGGCTGGACCTGGAGGCGGAAAGGGTGTTGGTCCAGATTCCCGAGGACTGGGGACGGATCCTGCGGGAAGACCCCGCTTTGGCCCTAAGGTGGCGGGAGCACAGCCAAGAGGTCTTCGGCCATTACTTCGCCCGGGGGTACGTGGCCGTGGACTTCGTCCGAGGGCCCAACCGCTATGTCCTGGCCAAGGACTGA
- a CDS encoding amidohydrolase family protein, producing the protein MSWPRTEIWTAEVVYTGFGTPMLRGGIAVQGGVVVGQGPLEELQARFPQGQVVRKGRALLPPPVNAHTHLDLSLLSLYRGPFTGFLPHVVAHRGLRGLEGAKRGLEELQASGVGAFGDIVFRDEVMDFLLRESPLPGVAFYEVFAPEPSEAEEVFARVRGKLAAWRRREGRVRVGLAPHAPYSVSPPLLRKLAQYAQAEGIPLMIHAAESLEEVRFLKGGEGPFLEVYRRLAQTPWRPPGLTPIRHLHALGVLGPQTLLVHGVQVDEEEVQLIAETGAKVILCPRSNENLEVGEAPLLLYARHGVELALGTDSRASSPDLDVKGEALHLWDKADPRLLVRALTRGGYRALGLPTPRLARGTPAALVHSL; encoded by the coding sequence ATGTCCTGGCCAAGGACTGAGATCTGGACCGCCGAGGTGGTCTACACCGGCTTCGGCACCCCCATGCTCCGGGGGGGGATCGCCGTCCAGGGGGGGGTGGTGGTGGGCCAGGGGCCTTTGGAAGAGCTCCAGGCCCGCTTCCCCCAGGGCCAGGTGGTGAGGAAGGGCCGGGCCCTCCTCCCGCCCCCGGTGAACGCCCACACCCACCTGGACCTCTCCCTCCTCTCCCTCTACCGGGGGCCCTTCACGGGCTTCCTCCCCCACGTGGTGGCCCACCGGGGGCTCAGGGGCCTCGAGGGGGCAAAAAGGGGCTTAGAAGAGCTCCAGGCCTCGGGGGTGGGGGCCTTCGGCGACATCGTCTTCCGGGACGAGGTCATGGACTTCCTCCTCCGGGAAAGCCCCCTGCCGGGGGTGGCCTTCTACGAGGTCTTCGCCCCCGAGCCCAGCGAGGCCGAGGAGGTTTTCGCCAGGGTGCGGGGGAAGCTTGCGGCCTGGCGCAGGCGGGAAGGGAGGGTGCGGGTGGGCCTCGCCCCCCACGCCCCCTACTCCGTGAGCCCGCCTCTGCTTAGGAAGCTGGCCCAGTATGCTCAGGCCGAGGGCATCCCCCTCATGATCCACGCGGCGGAAAGCCTCGAGGAGGTGAGGTTCCTCAAGGGCGGAGAGGGACCTTTTTTGGAGGTGTACCGCCGCCTCGCCCAGACCCCCTGGCGGCCCCCGGGCCTCACCCCCATCCGCCACCTCCACGCCCTGGGGGTCCTGGGGCCCCAGACCCTTCTGGTTCACGGGGTCCAGGTGGACGAGGAAGAGGTGCAGCTCATCGCCGAAACCGGAGCCAAGGTGATCCTCTGCCCTAGGTCCAACGAGAACCTTGAGGTGGGGGAGGCCCCCCTTCTCCTCTACGCCCGCCACGGGGTGGAGCTAGCCTTGGGAACAGACTCCAGGGCCAGCAGCCCCGATCTGGACGTGAAGGGGGAAGCCCTCCACCTCTGGGACAAGGCGGACCCCCGCCTCCTGGTGCGGGCCCTCACCCGGGGCGGGTACCGGGCTTTGGGCCTTCCCACCCCCCGCCTCGCCCGGGGAACCCCAGCGGCTTTGGTACACTCCCTCTGA
- a CDS encoding chloride channel protein — translation MRPLPHTLGFLPTLFGEDLRQTGPLILYSAFTGALAGLLVALLNLLLRALSALLGLLFGYLPPEAPGERGLLQAFTGPPFWPLALLLPPLFALTSFLGTGQGLSALLLAAREGRPPPRHTHPRTILGGVLQISLYSPMGREGPFGVLGLWLGSALDHRFPRMGGGLAFAGLAAGLAAAFHAPVAGALLATEILYRSLLLEARALTPALIGALSGFAVYGAFFGYTPLLPFRVEVELTAIPLGALIGLLAAALATFWTEGSRFLEGRLRGLVLPLRHALLGLALAFLLLFLPEALGSGLGWVAIATTPLLPPLALLYLLLAKLLLLLLAQGVRAHGGPYTPALVLGGFLGALLARFSGPLALPPEALALAGGAAVLSGVARAPFAATVLAAEWGGYAILPLVIPAVLLAYVLTPAHAPEEGFKEAPATPEAPPSETPLQREPPPPAPGADAEPGSPRG, via the coding sequence ATGCGGCCCCTGCCCCACACCCTGGGCTTTCTCCCTACCCTCTTTGGTGAGGACCTGCGCCAGACGGGCCCCCTCATCCTCTACAGCGCCTTCACCGGGGCCCTGGCGGGGCTTCTGGTGGCCCTTCTGAACCTCCTCCTGAGGGCCTTAAGCGCCCTCTTGGGCCTCCTCTTCGGCTACCTTCCCCCCGAGGCCCCCGGGGAGAGGGGGCTCCTCCAGGCCTTCACCGGACCCCCGTTCTGGCCCCTGGCCCTCCTCCTCCCGCCCCTCTTCGCCCTCACCAGTTTTCTGGGCACGGGGCAGGGGCTTTCCGCCCTCCTCCTCGCCGCCCGGGAAGGACGCCCACCCCCGAGGCACACCCATCCCCGGACGATCCTGGGCGGGGTCCTGCAGATCTCCCTCTACTCCCCCATGGGCCGGGAGGGGCCCTTCGGGGTCCTGGGCCTCTGGCTGGGAAGCGCCCTGGACCACCGCTTTCCCCGGATGGGCGGGGGGCTCGCCTTTGCCGGCTTGGCAGCAGGCCTCGCCGCCGCTTTCCACGCCCCGGTGGCCGGGGCCCTTCTGGCCACGGAGATCCTCTACCGCTCCCTCCTCCTCGAGGCCCGGGCCCTTACCCCCGCCCTCATCGGGGCCCTCTCGGGCTTCGCCGTCTACGGGGCCTTCTTCGGCTACACCCCCCTCCTCCCCTTCCGGGTGGAGGTGGAGCTCACGGCCATCCCCTTGGGGGCCCTCATCGGCCTCCTGGCTGCCGCTCTGGCCACCTTCTGGACGGAAGGAAGCCGCTTTCTGGAAGGCCGCCTGAGGGGCCTGGTCCTCCCCCTGAGACACGCCCTCTTGGGCCTAGCCCTGGCCTTCCTCCTCCTCTTCCTCCCCGAAGCCTTGGGAAGTGGCCTGGGATGGGTAGCCATCGCCACCACCCCCCTCCTTCCCCCTCTGGCCCTCCTCTACCTCCTCCTGGCCAAGCTCCTCCTCCTCCTCCTGGCCCAGGGGGTGCGGGCCCACGGCGGCCCTTATACCCCAGCCCTGGTCCTGGGCGGGTTTCTTGGGGCCCTTCTCGCCCGCTTCTCCGGCCCCCTGGCCCTACCCCCCGAGGCTCTGGCCCTGGCCGGGGGGGCAGCGGTCCTCTCCGGGGTAGCCCGGGCCCCTTTTGCGGCCACGGTCTTGGCGGCGGAGTGGGGCGGGTACGCCATCTTGCCCCTGGTCATCCCCGCGGTCCTCCTAGCCTATGTGCTCACCCCGGCCCATGCCCCGGAGGAAGGCTTCAAGGAAGCCCCGGCCACGCCGGAGGCGCCTCCGTCTGAAACGCCTCTGCAAAGGGAACCCCCGCCTCCTGCCCCCGGAGCCGACGCCGAGCCCGGAAGTCCTCGAGGGTGA
- a CDS encoding PIG-L deacetylase family protein: MAVFAHPDDEIGASGTLALHARRGDRVLLVWMTRGELASHFGEASPEEVAQMREEHGAHVAGLIGAEYRFLPFGDTLLSGGREEALALARLMAAFRPQAVITWDPLDLHPDHRATHQAVLSALKLCRIPKLVGEAHRDPVRLYHYPRRDLGRPLVYVDVTETEEVAEAVFRFYQEFYRWPFTLEDFRARRRLRGQEAGVPFAEAFQTEAPPAWPGLP, translated from the coding sequence ATGGCGGTCTTCGCCCATCCCGACGACGAGATTGGGGCCTCGGGCACCCTGGCCCTCCACGCCAGGAGGGGGGACCGGGTCCTTCTGGTCTGGATGACCCGGGGGGAACTGGCCAGCCACTTTGGGGAGGCCTCTCCCGAGGAGGTGGCCCAAATGCGGGAGGAGCACGGGGCTCACGTAGCCGGGCTGATTGGGGCCGAGTACAGGTTTTTGCCCTTCGGAGACACCCTTCTCTCCGGAGGAAGGGAGGAGGCCTTGGCCCTAGCCCGGCTCATGGCGGCGTTCCGCCCCCAGGCGGTGATCACCTGGGATCCCTTGGACCTCCACCCCGACCACCGGGCTACCCACCAGGCGGTGCTCTCGGCTCTGAAGCTCTGCCGCATCCCCAAGCTGGTGGGGGAGGCCCACCGGGACCCCGTGCGCCTCTACCACTACCCCAGGCGGGACCTAGGGAGGCCCCTGGTCTATGTGGACGTGACCGAGACGGAAGAGGTGGCCGAGGCCGTCTTCCGGTTCTACCAGGAGTTTTACCGCTGGCCCTTCACCCTCGAGGACTTCCGGGCTCGGCGTCGGCTCCGGGGGCAGGAGGCGGGGGTTCCCTTTGCAGAGGCGTTTCAGACGGAGGCGCCTCCGGCGTGGCCGGGGCTTCCTTGA
- the aroH gene encoding chorismate mutase, which yields MVRGIRGAIAVEEDTPEAIHQATRELLLKMLEANGIQSHEELAAIIFTVTEDLTSAFPAEAARQIGMHRVPLLSAREVPVPGSLPRVIRVLALWNTDIPQDRVRHVYLREAVKLRPDLESAQ from the coding sequence ATGGTTCGGGGTATCCGGGGTGCTATCGCTGTGGAAGAGGACACGCCCGAGGCCATCCACCAGGCCACCCGGGAACTCCTCCTGAAGATGCTGGAGGCCAACGGCATCCAAAGCCATGAGGAGCTGGCCGCCATTATCTTCACCGTCACCGAGGACCTCACCTCGGCCTTTCCCGCGGAGGCCGCGCGGCAGATCGGCATGCACCGGGTGCCCCTCCTCTCCGCCCGGGAGGTGCCCGTGCCGGGCAGCCTCCCCCGGGTCATCCGCGTCCTCGCTCTCTGGAACACGGACATCCCCCAGGACCGGGTGCGCCACGTGTACCTGAGGGAGGCGGTCAAACTCCGGCCCGATCTGGAAAGTGCCCAATGA
- a CDS encoding WD40 repeat domain-containing protein, whose amino-acid sequence MGRVEVWDLALPGKRGEVRVPGGPVYALAFSPDSRYLAVGSADGGVRLLDLLAPGGPEPRLLYAHKDLPLGLAFSPDGRYLASGGQDQEVRLYDLEADLLERVYVGHTGAVYGLDFHPQAPALATGGGEGRVLLFRLP is encoded by the coding sequence GTGGGCCGGGTGGAGGTGTGGGACCTCGCCCTCCCAGGAAAGCGGGGGGAAGTCCGGGTCCCGGGAGGGCCCGTCTACGCCCTGGCCTTCAGCCCCGACAGCCGCTACCTCGCCGTGGGTTCGGCGGACGGGGGGGTGAGGCTTTTGGACCTCCTGGCCCCGGGCGGGCCCGAACCCCGGCTCCTCTACGCCCACAAGGATCTGCCCTTGGGCCTAGCCTTCAGCCCCGATGGCCGCTATTTGGCTTCCGGAGGGCAGGACCAGGAGGTGCGCCTCTACGACCTCGAGGCGGACCTTTTGGAGCGGGTTTACGTGGGGCATACCGGTGCGGTGTACGGGCTGGACTTTCACCCCCAAGCCCCCGCCCTGGCTACGGGCGGGGGGGAAGGGCGGGTCCTCCTTTTCCGCCTGCCCTAG
- a CDS encoding WD40 repeat domain-containing protein, translating to MGTCPLEVQAAPGRRLLRLRLEEPGGTYLAYEARVEVQEGGLRAFTAELLRHDPRAEALKGGRGLVYALAYSPKGVLALGDAAGQVRLIPPGRPPLDLEGHASYVRDLAFSPDGRHLASASGDGTVRLYETQGRFLRALGRGPAFLKVGFDSQGRLYGLQLRGNLSLFDPATGKVLATRPLSPYLFSAA from the coding sequence TTGGGGACCTGTCCCCTCGAGGTCCAAGCTGCCCCGGGCCGCCGCCTTCTCCGCCTGCGCCTCGAGGAGCCCGGGGGGACCTACCTGGCCTACGAGGCTCGGGTGGAGGTGCAGGAGGGGGGCCTGAGGGCCTTCACCGCCGAACTCCTGCGCCATGATCCCCGGGCGGAGGCCCTGAAGGGGGGCAGGGGCTTGGTCTACGCCCTGGCCTACAGCCCCAAGGGGGTCTTGGCCCTGGGGGACGCAGCCGGGCAGGTCCGCCTCATCCCCCCGGGCCGCCCCCCCTTGGACCTCGAGGGGCACGCCTCCTACGTGCGCGACCTAGCCTTCAGCCCCGACGGCCGCCACCTCGCCTCGGCCTCAGGGGATGGGACGGTGCGCCTGTACGAGACCCAAGGCCGTTTCCTCCGGGCTTTGGGTAGGGGCCCGGCCTTCCTCAAGGTGGGCTTTGACTCCCAGGGCCGCCTCTACGGCCTTCAGCTCCGGGGGAACCTCTCCCTGTTTGACCCTGCCACGGGCAAGGTCCTGGCCACCCGTCCCCTAAGCCCCTACCTCTTCTCCGCGGCCTAA
- a CDS encoding aldehyde dehydrogenase family protein gives MKAFASKYGNALELGHLIGGDEVFEGKVLERRNPSDGEDLIARFPEGTKDTLRKAALKAKEAFSEWSRTPAPVRGQVLFNLAKILEREKPTLTRLMVREVGKTFKEAAGDVQEAIDTAIFFASEGRRLYGQTVPSEMPHKELFTFRRPLGVVGMITAGNFPIAVPSWKLIPAVLAGNTVVWKPSDDSPVLSYVFVKLFEEAGLPPGVINLVLGGGKDSTGQWLVELMDEGLFQKFAFTGSTQVGRWIGEVAGRNLIRPTLELGGKNPLLVMRDADLDLAVEGAWWSAFATGGQRCTSAGNILVDAPIYEEFKRRFLEKVEATAIGNPLLYPQVTYGPFINERLYARWLEHYRWAEEDGATLLFGRGRIGRDNPYPHFHGDPEAGLFGWPTVFEARPGMRQFQEEIFGPTINLVKVDGIEEAIEVANSTPYGLSSAIYTNHRHWAYLFKVGIRAGMTSINNATVGAEAHLPFGGVKGSGNGARESGIWVIEEYTYWQAVNEEYSGRLQLAQMDTGYVSPKEPTPWGEVLG, from the coding sequence ATGAAGGCCTTTGCGAGCAAGTACGGCAACGCCCTGGAGCTGGGCCACCTCATCGGTGGGGATGAGGTCTTTGAAGGGAAGGTCCTGGAGAGGCGGAACCCCTCGGACGGGGAGGACCTGATCGCCCGCTTCCCCGAGGGCACCAAGGACACCCTGAGGAAGGCGGCCCTGAAGGCTAAGGAGGCCTTCTCCGAATGGAGCCGCACCCCCGCCCCCGTCCGGGGCCAGGTCCTCTTCAACCTGGCCAAGATCCTAGAAAGGGAGAAGCCCACCCTGACCCGCCTCATGGTGCGGGAGGTGGGGAAGACCTTCAAGGAGGCGGCAGGGGACGTGCAGGAGGCCATAGACACCGCCATCTTCTTTGCCTCCGAGGGGCGCAGGCTCTACGGCCAGACCGTCCCCAGCGAGATGCCCCATAAGGAGCTCTTCACCTTCAGGCGGCCCCTGGGGGTGGTGGGAATGATCACCGCCGGCAACTTCCCCATCGCCGTGCCCAGCTGGAAGCTGATCCCGGCGGTCCTCGCGGGGAACACGGTCGTGTGGAAGCCCTCCGACGACTCTCCGGTCCTCTCCTACGTCTTCGTGAAGCTCTTTGAAGAAGCGGGCCTACCCCCCGGGGTCATCAACCTGGTCTTGGGCGGAGGGAAGGACTCCACCGGCCAGTGGCTGGTGGAGCTCATGGACGAGGGGCTTTTCCAGAAGTTCGCCTTCACGGGGAGCACCCAGGTGGGCCGCTGGATCGGGGAGGTGGCGGGGCGGAACCTCATAAGGCCCACCCTGGAGCTTGGGGGCAAGAACCCCCTTTTGGTCATGCGGGACGCCGACTTGGACCTGGCGGTGGAGGGGGCCTGGTGGAGCGCCTTCGCCACCGGGGGCCAAAGGTGCACCTCGGCGGGCAACATCCTGGTGGACGCCCCCATCTACGAGGAGTTCAAAAGGCGCTTCCTGGAGAAGGTGGAGGCCACCGCCATCGGCAACCCCCTCCTCTACCCCCAGGTCACCTATGGCCCCTTCATCAACGAGAGGCTTTACGCCCGTTGGCTGGAGCACTACCGTTGGGCTGAGGAGGACGGGGCTACGCTCCTCTTCGGCCGGGGGCGGATCGGGCGGGACAACCCCTACCCCCACTTCCACGGGGACCCGGAGGCGGGCCTCTTCGGCTGGCCCACGGTCTTTGAGGCCCGTCCCGGCATGCGCCAGTTCCAGGAGGAGATCTTCGGCCCCACCATCAACCTGGTGAAGGTGGACGGCATCGAGGAGGCCATCGAGGTGGCCAACAGCACCCCCTATGGGCTTTCCAGCGCCATCTACACCAACCACCGCCACTGGGCCTACCTCTTCAAGGTGGGCATCCGCGCGGGCATGACCAGCATCAACAACGCCACTGTGGGGGCCGAGGCCCACCTGCCCTTCGGCGGGGTGAAGGGGAGCGGCAACGGGGCCCGGGAGTCGGGGATCTGGGTCATAGAGGAGTACACCTACTGGCAGGCGGTGAACGAGGAGTACTCGGGGAGGCTGCAGCTCGCCCAGATGGACACGGGCTACGTGAGCCCCAAGGAGCCCACGCCCTGGGGGGAGGTGTTGGGATGA
- the coaD gene encoding pantetheine-phosphate adenylyltransferase yields MHVVYPGSFDPLTNGHMDVIQRASRLFTKVTVAILENPNKRGHYLFTAEERLSIVREATAHLPNVEASTFSGLLVDFVRRVGAQAIVKGLRAVSDYEYELQMAHLNRQLLPGLETLFILSATRYSFVSSTMVKEIARYGGDVSKLVPPATLRALKAKFGQG; encoded by the coding sequence ATGCACGTGGTCTACCCCGGAAGCTTTGATCCCCTGACCAATGGCCATATGGACGTGATCCAGCGGGCGAGCCGCCTCTTCACCAAGGTCACGGTGGCCATCCTGGAAAACCCCAACAAGCGGGGCCATTACCTCTTCACCGCCGAGGAGCGGCTAAGCATTGTCCGCGAGGCCACCGCCCACCTCCCCAACGTGGAGGCCTCCACCTTCTCCGGGCTTCTGGTGGACTTCGTGCGGCGGGTGGGAGCCCAGGCCATTGTGAAAGGGCTTAGGGCGGTTTCCGACTACGAGTACGAGCTGCAGATGGCCCACCTGAACCGCCAGCTCCTGCCCGGGTTGGAAACCCTCTTTATCCTCTCCGCCACCCGCTACTCCTTCGTTTCCAGCACCATGGTAAAGGAGATCGCCCGCTACGGAGGGGACGTGTCCAAGCTGGTTCCCCCCGCCACCCTGAGGGCTTTGAAGGCCAAGTTCGGCCAGGGGTAG
- a CDS encoding RsmD family RNA methyltransferase: MVRILGGRAKGVPLKVPTSARPSPVRLRKALFDYLRLRYPRKGRFLDLYAGSGAVGLEAASEGWQATLVERDKGAIALLKENARRAGLSVRIVPLPVEVFLPEAQAKGERYTVAFMAPPYPMDLVAAFRALLESSLVEKGGLCILQHPKDLHLPLGERRVYGENALTLVEV, encoded by the coding sequence GTGGTGAGGATTCTTGGCGGCAGGGCCAAGGGGGTGCCCCTGAAGGTGCCCACCTCGGCCCGTCCCTCCCCGGTGCGCCTCAGGAAGGCCCTCTTTGACTACCTCCGCCTGCGCTACCCAAGGAAGGGGCGGTTTCTGGACCTCTATGCGGGAAGCGGGGCGGTGGGCCTCGAGGCGGCCAGCGAGGGTTGGCAAGCCACCCTGGTGGAGAGGGACAAAGGGGCCATCGCCCTGCTCAAGGAAAACGCCCGTAGGGCCGGTCTTTCCGTGCGCATCGTCCCCTTGCCCGTGGAGGTTTTCCTCCCCGAGGCCCAGGCCAAAGGGGAGCGGTACACCGTGGCCTTCATGGCCCCGCCCTATCCCATGGACCTGGTGGCCGCCTTTCGGGCCCTTTTAGAAAGCAGTCTGGTGGAGAAAGGGGGGCTTTGCATCCTTCAGCACCCCAAGGACCTCCACCTGCCCTTGGGGGAGCGCCGGGTCTACGGGGAGAACGCCCTCACCCTGGTGGAGGTCTAG
- a CDS encoding PhoU domain-containing protein, with amino-acid sequence MHFLAGLALFLLGLHLISEALAGWRGRRVLLSRGLGSPAGSLVYGLALGALSGSGSGLGLLALALLEVGVLTHAQAALLALAATAGAGVWVGLLAVAREGVQEALLVLGLFLYLVAAWRRWGFFFLGLGLLLLGFAEMGRGLDPVLALAREVRGLGTGYLVGLFLGGLMGSANAVAALALLLVGELAPGVAAAMVLGAGVGTTSTFFWAALGGRGEAWRLGIPLFLHRLLVSGFLLPLVWIIPENILAWHLLGHLLYTLLYWPLSGVWGRVAQGIFPKRKVVPKYLRSEALDSPLLALALARRELSRVADTVRSMLVQSVRVLSQEEGREASLQEQEEKVDALTRELVLYTSELARRTGDERAVRLFVAASELERLGDLVRRVVRQAERLWSQGLRFSPEGKEDLLLAASRVLSRLERLGAALATGERALAKEVLGEEGGEFFQGLKRAHLRRLEAGLAQTRASTLAHLDILLTLEEIDQGVARLAQLVLEL; translated from the coding sequence GTGCACTTTTTAGCGGGCCTGGCCCTCTTCCTCTTGGGTTTACACCTCATCTCCGAGGCCCTGGCCGGATGGAGGGGGCGCAGGGTGCTTCTCTCCCGGGGGCTGGGCTCTCCTGCGGGGAGCCTGGTCTATGGCCTGGCCCTGGGCGCTCTCTCCGGGAGCGGCTCGGGTCTTGGGCTGCTGGCCTTGGCCCTCCTGGAGGTGGGGGTCCTGACCCACGCCCAGGCGGCCCTCCTGGCCCTGGCCGCCACCGCGGGGGCGGGGGTCTGGGTAGGGCTGTTGGCCGTGGCCCGGGAGGGGGTGCAGGAGGCCCTTTTGGTTTTGGGGCTTTTCCTCTACCTGGTGGCCGCGTGGCGGCGGTGGGGGTTTTTCTTCCTCGGCCTGGGCCTCCTCCTTTTGGGCTTTGCCGAGATGGGGCGGGGCCTTGACCCGGTGCTGGCCCTGGCCCGGGAGGTGCGGGGCCTTGGGACAGGGTATCTGGTGGGGCTTTTTTTAGGGGGGCTCATGGGCTCGGCCAACGCCGTGGCCGCTTTGGCTCTCCTGCTTGTGGGCGAGCTAGCCCCTGGGGTGGCCGCCGCCATGGTCCTGGGGGCCGGGGTGGGCACCACCAGCACCTTCTTTTGGGCCGCCCTAGGGGGAAGGGGGGAGGCCTGGCGCCTGGGGATTCCCCTTTTCCTGCACCGGCTTTTGGTCTCGGGCTTCCTCCTCCCCCTGGTGTGGATCATTCCCGAGAACATCCTGGCCTGGCACCTTTTGGGCCACCTCCTCTATACCCTCCTCTACTGGCCGCTTTCCGGGGTTTGGGGCAGGGTGGCGCAGGGGATATTCCCTAAGCGCAAGGTGGTCCCGAAGTACCTGCGTTCGGAAGCTTTGGACTCCCCCCTTCTGGCCTTAGCCCTGGCGCGGCGGGAGCTATCCCGGGTGGCGGACACCGTGCGGAGCATGCTGGTCCAGTCCGTGCGGGTCCTTTCCCAGGAGGAGGGGAGAGAGGCCAGCTTGCAGGAACAGGAGGAGAAGGTGGACGCCCTCACCCGGGAGCTGGTCCTCTACACCTCCGAGCTGGCTAGACGCACAGGGGACGAGCGGGCGGTGAGGCTGTTCGTGGCCGCCAGCGAGCTGGAGCGCCTGGGGGACCTGGTGCGCCGGGTGGTGCGCCAGGCGGAGAGGCTCTGGTCCCAGGGCCTCCGCTTCAGCCCAGAGGGCAAGGAGGACCTTCTCCTGGCGGCCTCCCGGGTGCTCTCCCGGCTGGAGCGCCTGGGGGCGGCCTTGGCCACGGGGGAGCGGGCCTTGGCGAAGGAGGTTTTGGGGGAAGAGGGCGGCGAGTTTTTCCAAGGCCTCAAGCGGGCCCATCTGCGCCGCCTCGAGGCCGGCTTAGCCCAGACCCGGGCCAGCACCCTGGCCCATCTGGACATCCTCCTCACCCTGGAGGAGATAGACCAGGGGGTGGCCCGCCTGGCCCAGCTGGTCTTGGAGCTTTAA